Part of the Triplophysa rosa linkage group LG3, Trosa_1v2, whole genome shotgun sequence genome, TATCCAATGCCAAACAGTTAATGGAGTGAGTTTGGGTGACAATGGACATGAAgtgcatctaaaacaaatgtccATCATCTCTCTGACATCTCAAGCAATGCTTAGTGGAGCATGAACAGAGTTTACTGCCCTGAATGAACTGAAAAAATTCAAGACTTTTCCACTTGCATAGAGTCCACAGAGAGTGAAGGCGACAACAAAGATGCCGAGATCTTtctcaaacaaaaaaaagtaatcCTCAGGGCTCTAGAGCAGCAGTCCAGAGCAGCGGTTCATAAAGGGCCGggtttgaacacaaaacaatgtaGTGACTTTCAGAATGTCATTATTCATTCCAAACCTCCCACAATGAGGTCCATTTCAAAGAGAACATGTGCATCATGTGAGGTCTCTGAAGACAGTGTTTCCTCTCTCCTGAGTATGCAACCAGCAGCACAGAGAGGTGGCGTCTACACATGCCGAGGTGTTCGTTGGTTATGTGAAAGGCTGGCCTTCCACTTTCTctgacaatggttgtcaaaggcgCCGGGAAACCCGGGAAAAGCGGAAAGAAATCAGGAACATCATTGAACTGATGTTGTAAGCTCCACACCGTGTGCTCATGTGAACCAGTCACATGTCCGCACAAAACCGTCCAGTCCCTTCTTCCTATACGGAGAATAagaatgaaattaaatacatattttgaaaGCTTGACACTTGATTAGGAAACTGAATTTTAATGACAAACAGCATGCAAGTATATatgtgttttaaaatactttatatCAGATTGAAAGATTCTGGCCACTAGAGGTCAGCAAAGTCTGTGTGGCACTATTTGGTGGACGCTTTAACCTCATCCGTTGagatcaaaacacaaaatattgagcTAGTGGGTAAAATATGAACTCCTCTTACCATTCTCACCTCCGCGCTGGGGGATAGAGTGAGGGGGCAGAGGCTTGTTGACTGGCAACAATGGCTGAAGAGGAGATACCTGTGAGAAGGAAAACAGATATAAATCACAAACTGACATCTTATAAAATAACCATCCGTTTAGTAGTCAGACTAACTTGTATTGTTTGCTGCTTAATGTACCTGTAGCATAGGACAGGTCGTACTGTCCTGGGAGTATTGGGTAGCCCAGGTGATGGTGGGAAGGCATGATCCGCTGCGAAGGCGAAGATCTTGGACGTTCACTGTCTCTTTCCCTCTCGCTTCCACTTCTGTCTCTTTCATGGTGCGCCTTTTCACCAACTGTGGGCGACTTGCTCTTATATTGGCTAGCATGCTGATGCAGGATGTCCAAAGCTTTAGACTCGGATGCGGACTTGCCGCTTACCGTCGGACTGGCACGAGACTTCTCACCTTCCTCACCTGGGGGCATCTTATTGCCGTATGGGGAGAAGGAGTATCCTTGTGACAGGTACGACCCTAAATCAGAGGTAAGAACAATGTAGTAAGATTAAAGGTAAAACTAAAACGCAAACAACACATCCCACCCACACAAAAGTAGGCTTACCGGGGTAATTCTGCATCATGACAGTGGGCATCCCCCTGTATCCTGGATGGCTGGGCTCATAGCCCTGGCCATAGGGATATCCGTGCATGTAGGACATATATGACTGGTGCTGTGGCAGAGGTGAGGAAAACTGCATGTGTGCCCGGTGATCTTTGCTGACCCCTCTATGCTCCTCTGAGGCTGATGAGGTTCTTGGCTCTGCACATTCCTTGCTATCCTCTTTAGAGGGAGTGTCTTTAGGACGTTGCCTTTCGTCTTTTCCCTTCCTGTCTCTTTCACGCTCTCTGTCCCGATATCGCTCCCTTTCTCGCTCGCGGTCCCGTTCTCTTTCTTCCTTGCACCTCTCTTCATCTATCTGTTTTTGAGCATCCGGATACTTGCTGGGATAAACGTAGGGCCACAGTCGAGAGTCCGGCTCCTGAAAAGAGTGGAATTTGTAAtgaattacataaatgtaatgaaatacTAAAACATTTGTAGAATGATAACAAAACATTGTTCAAGCAATGATTGGGGTCTCTTAAGTTCCATACCTGTCGATACATGTAAATGGCCTGATCCATCGCAGATCTTCCAGACTCAATGCCTGGCTTTTGCTCATCTTTACCATGATGCCCCGCTTCACTCAGCTTCATTTTTAAACCCTCACCCTGCTGGGACTGTCCCTTGCCATCTTCCATTTTGGGGATAATGACGGACTTACTCGGTTCAGAGGGATCTTTGGGCTTGCCCTGTGGGGAAGGCTTGCCCAAGTCTGAGAGGCTTGGAGCCTTGGACAGGGTTGGAGGAACTGAAGCTTTCTGCTTCCATTCTTCAGGCTTCAAGGAGGCTTCCCTGTCCTTCTGAGCAGCTTCTTGTTTTTTCTCCGCAGCACGATGCTGCTCAGCCACTTGTCGTTGTCTGTCCTCACACTGTTGCCTGTAAGCGGGGTTTGTGCTCATTAGGTGGTTATGGTAGGCCTGGTCTGGGGAGTAGCCATATGGAGGTACATATGCATACTGGTTGTAATAGAGGGGCTGCATGAACATGCTAGGCCGCTGCTGAATGACCGAAGGCTGCTGTTGCTGCTGAGACGATGCACTTATTTCTGGCTTTCGTTCTTCTGGTGGCTCTGATTTCACCTTGTCATTCCCTGGTTCTGGGTCTTCTTTTTTCACCTTCACTGCAGCCTCTTGCAGTGGCGTGGCAGCATTAGAGACTCCTGGACTGGGGTTCGGGTTGCCATAATTGGGTGAGTAGTACGTTTCATAACCGGGGTAGTAAGAATCCTTGTTGGGTTGTTGAGATGGGAACAGAGATTTCTTGGCACATTCTCGAGCAGCCTGATCCTCAGATTTGACCTTCATGCTGTCTATCTTGCCCTCTCCATCTTCCCCTGCATCAGAAATGTCGGAGTACGCTGGGCTGTTGGTCTTCACAGAAGAGTTGTCTGCCCCATTTTGGGTAACCACGTGAAGTGGAGTGAGAGGTTGCGCAATCCCCCCGGCTTCTATCCGACTGGCCACACCAATGGACGGACTGGGAGAATTGTCGGAGAAACTGTATATTTTGTCTGCTTCTGCTTTCATGCTGGCTAGCCGACTCTGATGAGGCGCCGTGGAACCATTTAACAGGCCCTCACTCTTGCTGCTTTGGTCTGAGCTCTCAGAATACGGGCTTTTACCTTCTTCAGGTTTTCCTCCTTTCCCAGGGGCCTTTGGACTGTCCCCTTCCTTACTACCTTCCTTCTTTTTCTTATCTTTCTTCTTCTTGTCCTTTGAGCCACTTGAGGCTGCGTTCATTGAGGGATCTCCCATCACTGCAGCTTTGGGTTGAATGGTTTTTAGTTGGGGGCTCTTGCTGATGGACTGGACGACAGAACCCATACTAGAGGAGCCAGAATTGGGGGTGGGGAATCCAGAGGTTTGTAAG contains:
- the znf609a gene encoding zinc finger protein 609a isoform X1; this translates as MSLSSGTAGGKGVDSNAVDTYDSGDEWDIGVGNLIIDLDADLEKDKLEMSGTKDGDGMAAASSAVAALPDNIKFINPVPPPPIKDSKSKTKRSKNSKDSSKSSTPDGAKKDSQGRTPNEGAGPTAGSGSTTLPSSGKGSDKSSKASRTVPSGKKDKESSGKSKKEKNDGIQAGTLPVEKDPASQLLPLVQARNTPFEGTQNTDSAEQLGNITLDTAGIVAPLSIKSEPEEVDNNDCRNMKKVKSEKMESPVSTPAPPPVHLLAPVSNSDISSSCEQIMVRTRSVAVNTSDVSLATEPECLGPCEPGTSVNLEGIVWQETEDGMLVVNVTWRNKTYVGTLLDCTRHDWAPPRFCESPTSDLEMRNGRGRGKRMRPNSNTPVNENSNSSDNKGCNNSKTRAASNSKGRRGSQNSSERRTPPNSNTEDVKTSPSSTNKRKNKPASDMEPNSSSEDTKGSKRMRTSSNSGIPHPVLPLSNIKAEPLPPSLDRNCPSPVLIDCPHPNCNKKYKHKNGLKYHQARAHNDDDIKLDIDGDSEYGEDSTLHPEPGSCNGASISQKGCSSPARSVTPKGRGFDAQSPSPSSTKFSSKQPGKKKLEADNDSSVPMDGCEDGPCLTDETSNDGIDDKRGLDKAKKSGSGAKADKLAQKGMKSARPLVPSLPPQQLYGLQTSGFPTPNSGSSSMGSVVQSISKSPQLKTIQPKAAVMGDPSMNAASSGSKDKKKKDKKKKEGSKEGDSPKAPGKGGKPEEGKSPYSESSDQSSKSEGLLNGSTAPHQSRLASMKAEADKIYSFSDNSPSPSIGVASRIEAGGIAQPLTPLHVVTQNGADNSSVKTNSPAYSDISDAGEDGEGKIDSMKVKSEDQAARECAKKSLFPSQQPNKDSYYPGYETYYSPNYGNPNPSPGVSNAATPLQEAAVKVKKEDPEPGNDKVKSEPPEERKPEISASSQQQQQPSVIQQRPSMFMQPLYYNQYAYVPPYGYSPDQAYHNHLMSTNPAYRQQCEDRQRQVAEQHRAAEKKQEAAQKDREASLKPEEWKQKASVPPTLSKAPSLSDLGKPSPQGKPKDPSEPSKSVIIPKMEDGKGQSQQGEGLKMKLSEAGHHGKDEQKPGIESGRSAMDQAIYMYRQEPDSRLWPYVYPSKYPDAQKQIDEERCKEERERDRERERERYRDRERERDRKGKDERQRPKDTPSKEDSKECAEPRTSSASEEHRGVSKDHRAHMQFSSPLPQHQSYMSYMHGYPYGQGYEPSHPGYRGMPTVMMQNYPGSYLSQGYSFSPYGNKMPPGEEGEKSRASPTVSGKSASESKALDILHQHASQYKSKSPTVGEKAHHERDRSGSERERDSERPRSSPSQRIMPSHHHLGYPILPGQYDLSYATGISSSAIVASQQASAPSLYPPARR
- the znf609a gene encoding zinc finger protein 609a isoform X2; its protein translation is MRNKALSLEPFSLPLTLSLHSHLICSPCLLARCKCVWGGWGAAALRCQPAHFQRVWFYVCWGRGESCSSSAREEGTDGRSMRLMESPVSTPAPPPVHLLAPVSNSDISSSCEQIMVRTRSVAVNTSDVSLATEPECLGPCEPGTSVNLEGIVWQETEDGMLVVNVTWRNKTYVGTLLDCTRHDWAPPRFCESPTSDLEMRNGRGRGKRMRPNSNTPVNENSNSSDNKGCNNSKTRAASNSKGRRGSQNSSERRTPPNSNTEDVKTSPSSTNKRKNKPASDMEPNSSSEDTKGSKRMRTSSNSGIPHPVLPLSNIKAEPLPPSLDRNCPSPVLIDCPHPNCNKKYKHKNGLKYHQARAHNDDDIKLDIDGDSEYGEDSTLHPEPGSCNGASISQKGCSSPARSVTPKGRGFDAQSPSPSSTKFSSKQPGKKKLEADNDSSVPMDGCEDGPCLTDETSNDGIDDKRGLDKAKKSGSGAKADKLAQKGMKSARPLVPSLPPQQLYGLQTSGFPTPNSGSSSMGSVVQSISKSPQLKTIQPKAAVMGDPSMNAASSGSKDKKKKDKKKKEGSKEGDSPKAPGKGGKPEEGKSPYSESSDQSSKSEGLLNGSTAPHQSRLASMKAEADKIYSFSDNSPSPSIGVASRIEAGGIAQPLTPLHVVTQNGADNSSVKTNSPAYSDISDAGEDGEGKIDSMKVKSEDQAARECAKKSLFPSQQPNKDSYYPGYETYYSPNYGNPNPSPGVSNAATPLQEAAVKVKKEDPEPGNDKVKSEPPEERKPEISASSQQQQQPSVIQQRPSMFMQPLYYNQYAYVPPYGYSPDQAYHNHLMSTNPAYRQQCEDRQRQVAEQHRAAEKKQEAAQKDREASLKPEEWKQKASVPPTLSKAPSLSDLGKPSPQGKPKDPSEPSKSVIIPKMEDGKGQSQQGEGLKMKLSEAGHHGKDEQKPGIESGRSAMDQAIYMYRQEPDSRLWPYVYPSKYPDAQKQIDEERCKEERERDRERERERYRDRERERDRKGKDERQRPKDTPSKEDSKECAEPRTSSASEEHRGVSKDHRAHMQFSSPLPQHQSYMSYMHGYPYGQGYEPSHPGYRGMPTVMMQNYPGSYLSQGYSFSPYGNKMPPGEEGEKSRASPTVSGKSASESKALDILHQHASQYKSKSPTVGEKAHHERDRSGSERERDSERPRSSPSQRIMPSHHHLGYPILPGQYDLSYATGISSSAIVASQQASAPSLYPPARR
- the znf609a gene encoding zinc finger protein 609a isoform X3; this translates as MQRTSRQQTQEAGRMESPVSTPAPPPVHLLAPVSNSDISSSCEQIMVRTRSVAVNTSDVSLATEPECLGPCEPGTSVNLEGIVWQETEDGMLVVNVTWRNKTYVGTLLDCTRHDWAPPRFCESPTSDLEMRNGRGRGKRMRPNSNTPVNENSNSSDNKGCNNSKTRAASNSKGRRGSQNSSERRTPPNSNTEDVKTSPSSTNKRKNKPASDMEPNSSSEDTKGSKRMRTSSNSGIPHPVLPLSNIKAEPLPPSLDRNCPSPVLIDCPHPNCNKKYKHKNGLKYHQARAHNDDDIKLDIDGDSEYGEDSTLHPEPGSCNGASISQKGCSSPARSVTPKGRGFDAQSPSPSSTKFSSKQPGKKKLEADNDSSVPMDGCEDGPCLTDETSNDGIDDKRGLDKAKKSGSGAKADKLAQKGMKSARPLVPSLPPQQLYGLQTSGFPTPNSGSSSMGSVVQSISKSPQLKTIQPKAAVMGDPSMNAASSGSKDKKKKDKKKKEGSKEGDSPKAPGKGGKPEEGKSPYSESSDQSSKSEGLLNGSTAPHQSRLASMKAEADKIYSFSDNSPSPSIGVASRIEAGGIAQPLTPLHVVTQNGADNSSVKTNSPAYSDISDAGEDGEGKIDSMKVKSEDQAARECAKKSLFPSQQPNKDSYYPGYETYYSPNYGNPNPSPGVSNAATPLQEAAVKVKKEDPEPGNDKVKSEPPEERKPEISASSQQQQQPSVIQQRPSMFMQPLYYNQYAYVPPYGYSPDQAYHNHLMSTNPAYRQQCEDRQRQVAEQHRAAEKKQEAAQKDREASLKPEEWKQKASVPPTLSKAPSLSDLGKPSPQGKPKDPSEPSKSVIIPKMEDGKGQSQQGEGLKMKLSEAGHHGKDEQKPGIESGRSAMDQAIYMYRQEPDSRLWPYVYPSKYPDAQKQIDEERCKEERERDRERERERYRDRERERDRKGKDERQRPKDTPSKEDSKECAEPRTSSASEEHRGVSKDHRAHMQFSSPLPQHQSYMSYMHGYPYGQGYEPSHPGYRGMPTVMMQNYPGSYLSQGYSFSPYGNKMPPGEEGEKSRASPTVSGKSASESKALDILHQHASQYKSKSPTVGEKAHHERDRSGSERERDSERPRSSPSQRIMPSHHHLGYPILPGQYDLSYATGISSSAIVASQQASAPSLYPPARR
- the znf609a gene encoding zinc finger protein 609a isoform X4, giving the protein MESPVSTPAPPPVHLLAPVSNSDISSSCEQIMVRTRSVAVNTSDVSLATEPECLGPCEPGTSVNLEGIVWQETEDGMLVVNVTWRNKTYVGTLLDCTRHDWAPPRFCESPTSDLEMRNGRGRGKRMRPNSNTPVNENSNSSDNKGCNNSKTRAASNSKGRRGSQNSSERRTPPNSNTEDVKTSPSSTNKRKNKPASDMEPNSSSEDTKGSKRMRTSSNSGIPHPVLPLSNIKAEPLPPSLDRNCPSPVLIDCPHPNCNKKYKHKNGLKYHQARAHNDDDIKLDIDGDSEYGEDSTLHPEPGSCNGASISQKGCSSPARSVTPKGRGFDAQSPSPSSTKFSSKQPGKKKLEADNDSSVPMDGCEDGPCLTDETSNDGIDDKRGLDKAKKSGSGAKADKLAQKGMKSARPLVPSLPPQQLYGLQTSGFPTPNSGSSSMGSVVQSISKSPQLKTIQPKAAVMGDPSMNAASSGSKDKKKKDKKKKEGSKEGDSPKAPGKGGKPEEGKSPYSESSDQSSKSEGLLNGSTAPHQSRLASMKAEADKIYSFSDNSPSPSIGVASRIEAGGIAQPLTPLHVVTQNGADNSSVKTNSPAYSDISDAGEDGEGKIDSMKVKSEDQAARECAKKSLFPSQQPNKDSYYPGYETYYSPNYGNPNPSPGVSNAATPLQEAAVKVKKEDPEPGNDKVKSEPPEERKPEISASSQQQQQPSVIQQRPSMFMQPLYYNQYAYVPPYGYSPDQAYHNHLMSTNPAYRQQCEDRQRQVAEQHRAAEKKQEAAQKDREASLKPEEWKQKASVPPTLSKAPSLSDLGKPSPQGKPKDPSEPSKSVIIPKMEDGKGQSQQGEGLKMKLSEAGHHGKDEQKPGIESGRSAMDQAIYMYRQEPDSRLWPYVYPSKYPDAQKQIDEERCKEERERDRERERERYRDRERERDRKGKDERQRPKDTPSKEDSKECAEPRTSSASEEHRGVSKDHRAHMQFSSPLPQHQSYMSYMHGYPYGQGYEPSHPGYRGMPTVMMQNYPGSYLSQGYSFSPYGNKMPPGEEGEKSRASPTVSGKSASESKALDILHQHASQYKSKSPTVGEKAHHERDRSGSERERDSERPRSSPSQRIMPSHHHLGYPILPGQYDLSYATGISSSAIVASQQASAPSLYPPARR